One genomic region from Lysobacterales bacterium encodes:
- a CDS encoding PTS sugar transporter subunit IIA — MAVGILLLTHPGIGTALRAVVQKVLGNPTLPVEVLEVPFDAALDDLSMRARGALARLDGGEGVLILTDLYGASPSNLAARLESTPVTVRRVSGLNLPMLLRVLNYPEQNLDALAQTAVTGARSGVVNGHA, encoded by the coding sequence ATGGCCGTCGGGATTCTGCTGCTGACGCACCCGGGCATCGGCACCGCCTTGAGGGCTGTCGTGCAGAAGGTGCTTGGCAATCCGACCCTGCCCGTTGAGGTGCTCGAAGTGCCGTTCGACGCTGCGCTGGACGATCTCTCGATGCGTGCACGCGGCGCGCTGGCACGCCTCGACGGCGGTGAGGGCGTGTTGATCCTGACCGACCTCTACGGCGCCTCGCCCAGCAATCTGGCGGCGCGGCTTGAGTCAACGCCGGTGACGGTGCGGCGGGTGTCCGGGCTGAATCTGCCGATGCTGCTGCGCGTGCTGAACTACCCGGAGCAGAATCTGGACGCGCTGGCCCAGACCGCGGTCACCGGCGCCCGCAGCGGAGTGGTCAACGGCCATGCTTGA
- a CDS encoding HPr family phosphocarrier protein: MLERELQVINRLGLHARASAKLVQLLGSFKANAFLVGRGREVNAKSIMGVMLLAAAQGSSVILKVDGPDEDAAMAAAVDLFARGFDEES, encoded by the coding sequence ATGCTTGAACGCGAACTGCAAGTGATCAACCGGCTCGGTCTGCACGCCCGGGCCTCGGCCAAGCTGGTGCAGCTGCTCGGCAGCTTCAAGGCGAATGCGTTCCTGGTCGGGCGCGGTCGGGAAGTCAATGCCAAAAGCATCATGGGCGTGATGCTGCTGGCGGCGGCCCAGGGCAGCAGCGTGATCCTCAAGGTCGACGGCCCCGACGAGGACGCCGCCATGGCTGCCGCCGTCGACCTGTTCGCCCGCGGCTTCGACGAGGAGAGCTGA
- the ptsP gene encoding phosphoenolpyruvate--protein phosphotransferase: MRLVLHGVAAARGLALGRAHVREPQMHEVREERIPEGAVEGEIERLHAALDTARVELQQMRERVQGALAHELGEFLDIHQLILDDPELLLGLDDLIRTARFSADYALKLQRDRLVAIFDAIDDPYMRSRREDIEHVIGRVWAALHRSPASETPGVAGEVLVTDSVAPAELSQLTERGVVAIITGAGSVLSHSAILARSLHLPLIVGAHEAVAQINDGDALLIDGHSGEIIVEPDAEDLRRFKRLQRENARERRALQKLRDAETVTRDGVEIRLLANAESRDDVHQAYALGASGIGLYRTEFLFMQGRGAPDEEAQFLVYRDLVMAMRGRPVTLRTLDLGADKADRAGIALSHEPNPALGLRGVRLSLSQPALFRSQLRALLRASAYGKVNILVPMVGFREEVRAVRALVDACTRELEADGHAVAKKVALGVMIEVPAAALALSSVGGEVDFLSIGTNDLVQYLLAIDRGNDAVAAHSSPLHPAVLRVLREILQYGQRRGLSTSVCGEMAGDPAHTRLLLALGLTEFSLHPNTLLEVRAIIRDSDLAALRKLGSRLLRAADRSGIERLLKTVG; this comes from the coding sequence ATGCGTCTGGTCCTGCACGGTGTGGCGGCAGCGCGGGGACTCGCGCTTGGCCGTGCGCACGTGCGGGAACCGCAGATGCACGAGGTGCGCGAGGAGCGCATCCCCGAAGGCGCGGTCGAGGGCGAGATCGAGCGCCTGCACGCTGCGCTCGACACCGCGCGCGTCGAGCTGCAGCAGATGCGTGAGCGCGTGCAGGGTGCGCTGGCCCACGAGCTGGGCGAGTTCCTCGACATCCACCAGCTGATCCTCGACGACCCGGAACTGCTGCTGGGGCTCGACGATCTGATCCGCACCGCGCGCTTCTCCGCCGACTATGCGCTGAAGCTGCAGCGCGACCGTCTGGTCGCGATCTTCGACGCGATCGATGACCCCTACATGCGCTCGCGCCGGGAGGACATCGAGCATGTCATCGGCCGGGTCTGGGCCGCGCTGCACCGGAGTCCTGCCAGTGAAACCCCCGGAGTCGCAGGTGAGGTGCTGGTCACCGACAGCGTCGCGCCGGCAGAGCTATCGCAGCTGACCGAGCGCGGCGTCGTCGCGATCATCACCGGCGCCGGCAGCGTGCTGTCACACAGCGCCATCCTGGCGCGCAGCCTGCATCTGCCGCTGATCGTCGGTGCCCACGAGGCGGTGGCCCAGATCAACGACGGCGACGCCCTGCTGATCGACGGCCACAGCGGCGAGATCATCGTCGAGCCCGACGCCGAGGACCTGCGCCGCTTCAAGCGACTGCAGCGCGAGAATGCGCGTGAGCGGCGCGCCCTGCAGAAGCTGCGCGACGCCGAAACGGTGACCCGCGACGGCGTCGAGATCCGTCTGCTGGCCAACGCCGAGTCACGCGATGACGTCCATCAGGCCTATGCGCTGGGTGCTTCCGGCATCGGCCTTTACCGCACCGAATTCCTGTTCATGCAGGGCCGCGGCGCCCCCGATGAGGAAGCGCAGTTCCTGGTCTATCGCGACCTGGTGATGGCCATGCGCGGTCGTCCGGTGACCCTGCGCACCTTGGACCTCGGCGCCGACAAGGCCGACCGCGCCGGCATCGCGCTCAGCCATGAGCCCAACCCCGCGCTGGGCCTGCGCGGCGTTCGCCTGTCACTGTCGCAGCCAGCGCTGTTCCGCAGCCAGCTGCGCGCGCTGTTGCGCGCGTCGGCGTACGGCAAGGTCAACATCCTGGTGCCTATGGTCGGCTTCCGCGAGGAAGTGCGCGCGGTGCGCGCTCTCGTCGATGCCTGCACCCGCGAGCTTGAAGCCGACGGCCATGCGGTCGCGAAGAAGGTCGCGCTGGGCGTGATGATCGAGGTGCCCGCGGCCGCGCTCGCCCTGTCATCGGTCGGCGGCGAGGTCGATTTCCTCAGCATCGGCACCAACGATCTCGTGCAGTACCTTCTCGCCATCGACCGCGGCAACGACGCCGTCGCCGCCCACAGCAGCCCGCTGCATCCGGCCGTACTGCGGGTGCTGCGCGAGATCCTGCAGTACGGCCAGCGCCGCGGCCTGTCGACCTCGGTCTGCGGGGAAATGGCGGGCGACCCTGCCCACACGCGCCTGCTGCTGGCGCTGGGCCTGACCGAGTTCAGCCTGCACCCCAATACCCTGCTGGAGGTCCGCGCGATCATCCGCGACAGCGATCTGGCCGCGCTGCGAAAGCTCGGCAGCCGCCTGCTGCGGGCCGCCGACCGCAGCGGCATCGAGCGGCTGCTGAAGACCGTGGGCTGA
- a CDS encoding sigma-70 family RNA polymerase sigma factor yields the protein MSDDRTLVDDVLRERPGAFARLVEAHQRLVWHILLRMVRSPQDAEDLSQECFLRVFRKLDQFRFDCALSSWIGRIAFSLGSRHLERKALPIERGAAFEDGEAFDPLDHIADETDIAADLAEADLQAHAQRLIEALPPLQRTVLSLYHGEELGIAEIARITERPEGTIKNLLFRIRLRLREALKDAIGEPA from the coding sequence ATGAGCGATGACCGCACCCTGGTGGACGATGTGCTGCGCGAGCGACCCGGCGCCTTCGCGCGCCTAGTCGAGGCGCACCAGCGCCTGGTCTGGCACATTCTGCTGCGCATGGTGCGATCACCGCAGGACGCCGAGGACCTCTCGCAGGAGTGCTTCCTGCGGGTGTTCCGCAAGCTCGACCAGTTCCGCTTCGACTGCGCGCTGTCGAGCTGGATCGGCCGCATCGCCTTCAGCCTCGGCAGCCGGCACCTGGAACGCAAGGCGCTTCCGATCGAGCGCGGCGCGGCGTTCGAGGATGGCGAGGCCTTCGACCCGCTGGACCACATCGCCGATGAGACCGATATCGCCGCAGATCTCGCCGAGGCCGACCTGCAGGCGCATGCGCAGCGCCTGATCGAAGCCCTGCCGCCGCTGCAGCGAACCGTACTGAGCCTCTACCATGGCGAGGAGCTGGGCATCGCCGAGATCGCCCGCATCACCGAGCGCCCCGAAGGTACGATCAAGAATCTGCTGTTCCGCATCCGCCTGCGCCTGCGTGAAGCGCTCAAGGATGCGATCGGAGAACCCGCATGA
- a CDS encoding iron-sulfur cluster assembly scaffold protein → MSNPYRSAILEHSRSPHRRGVLVHATHCGCGENALCGDSLSVQLRVEHGRIADYAFEAEACAIVVATASMLGEALVGSAPSTLDAIEADLRRLLGQTPPEPDDAVRGRLGALADLAEMRALPRRHRCVTLAMEAVRAALSAALPENLTR, encoded by the coding sequence ATGTCCAACCCCTACCGCTCCGCCATCCTTGAGCACAGTCGCTCGCCGCATCGTCGCGGCGTGTTGGTGCATGCGACGCACTGCGGCTGCGGCGAGAACGCGCTGTGTGGCGACAGCCTTTCCGTGCAGCTGCGCGTCGAGCACGGGCGCATCGCCGACTACGCCTTCGAGGCCGAGGCCTGCGCCATCGTCGTGGCCACGGCCTCGATGCTGGGCGAGGCGCTCGTCGGCAGTGCGCCGTCGACCTTGGACGCGATCGAGGCCGATCTGCGGCGGCTGCTGGGCCAGACGCCGCCTGAACCGGACGACGCCGTGCGTGGCCGCTTGGGTGCTCTCGCCGACCTCGCCGAGATGCGCGCGCTGCCGCGCCGACACCGCTGCGTCACACTCGCGATGGAAGCCGTGCGGGCAGCGCTGAGCGCGGCCCTTCCGGAGAACCTCACGAGGTGA
- a CDS encoding cysteine desulfurase, with protein sequence MNALRQPNTSIDWLALRAEFPVLARQVHGKPLVYLDNANTGQKPRAVIEAMDAYYSRYTANVARAVHSLGEEATAAYEGARGKLAKFLNVRSDELVFTSGTTQAINLVAYSYLLPKLQAGDVILASRMEHHANLVPWQLIAERTGAKVLPVEILQNGELDLVDLEKKLDGRVKLLAVTHVSNVLGTVTPIREICAMARRLGVPVLVDGSQAVPHMPVDIAAIGCDFYVFTGHKMAGPTGTGALWAKREHLQSMPPFFGGGEMIRTVSFERTTFNEPPHKFEAGTPNISGFIGLGAAVDFLSGIGMPAIAEREQYLLGVATEALRAVPGLRVFGEAREKAAVISFLVEGAHAHDLATLLDLEGIAVRSGHHCAHPLMSYFGVPATLRASLAFFNTEAEIEALVRGIDKARRLLG encoded by the coding sequence GTGAACGCCCTGCGCCAGCCCAACACCTCCATCGACTGGCTCGCCCTGCGCGCCGAGTTCCCGGTGCTGGCGCGCCAAGTCCACGGCAAGCCGCTGGTCTATCTCGACAACGCAAACACCGGGCAGAAGCCGCGCGCGGTCATCGAGGCGATGGACGCCTACTACAGCCGCTACACGGCCAACGTGGCGCGCGCGGTGCACAGTCTGGGCGAAGAGGCGACTGCGGCCTACGAAGGCGCACGCGGCAAGCTCGCCAAGTTCCTGAACGTTCGCAGCGACGAGCTGGTGTTCACCTCGGGCACCACCCAGGCCATCAACCTGGTGGCCTACAGCTATCTGCTGCCGAAGCTGCAGGCCGGCGATGTGATCCTCGCCAGCCGCATGGAGCACCACGCCAACCTGGTGCCCTGGCAGCTCATCGCCGAGCGCACCGGGGCGAAAGTGCTGCCGGTCGAGATCCTGCAGAACGGCGAGCTCGACCTCGTCGACCTTGAAAAGAAGCTCGACGGCCGGGTCAAGCTGCTGGCCGTGACCCACGTCAGCAACGTGCTGGGCACGGTGACGCCGATCCGCGAGATCTGCGCGATGGCGCGACGCCTTGGGGTGCCAGTGCTGGTCGACGGCTCGCAGGCGGTGCCGCACATGCCGGTGGACATCGCCGCGATCGGCTGCGATTTCTATGTCTTCACCGGCCACAAGATGGCCGGCCCCACCGGCACCGGCGCGCTGTGGGCGAAACGCGAGCACCTGCAGTCGATGCCGCCCTTCTTTGGCGGTGGCGAGATGATCCGCACGGTCAGCTTCGAGCGCACCACCTTCAACGAGCCACCGCACAAGTTCGAGGCCGGCACGCCCAACATCTCGGGCTTCATCGGCCTGGGCGCCGCCGTTGATTTCCTCTCCGGTATCGGCATGCCGGCGATCGCCGAGCGTGAGCAGTACCTGCTGGGCGTGGCGACCGAGGCGCTGCGCGCGGTGCCGGGCCTGCGCGTTTTCGGCGAAGCGCGCGAGAAGGCGGCCGTCATCTCCTTCCTGGTGGAAGGCGCGCACGCGCATGACCTTGCGACGCTGTTGGATCTCGAAGGCATCGCCGTGCGCTCGGGTCACCACTGCGCGCATCCGCTGATGAGCTACTTCGGTGTGCCGGCGACGCTGCGCGCGAGTCTGGCGTTCTTCAATACCGAGGCGGAGATCGAAGCGCTGGTGCGTGGGATCGACAAGGCCCGCAGATTGCTGGGTTGA
- the sufD gene encoding Fe-S cluster assembly protein SufD, translating to MSALIESFAQRWAELPEPLRAAAGLADARKAALDALLVDGLPAQRAERWRYTSLRALGQRSYRASAGASVDAALITHIPRPRLVFVNGWLDTALSDLSALPAGLSVHTLGRLLPDAHARDVVHLGRRFTIADDVFARANAALAVEGVVIEVEAHAQIDAPLHLVSIGAPESAEVAWHLRHLLDLGANARLSVVEHVLGFEAHAHLDNTLAQVHLKPGAELTHARVQNAADGAQLFARVDAALAAGARYRRVDLELGAALSRLELNAELQGEAAAFISGGAQLADARRAVDVRLSVDHVARDTRCDLRWRGLAAGRGKLSFYGGIRIREGADGTDAELSDRNLLLSDTAEVNTQPVLVIDADEVKAAHGATVGQLDATALFYLRSRGIPRDEARALLTRAFLVEAIEVVEQTALIETLTDALIARIEGAAL from the coding sequence ATGTCCGCCCTGATTGAAAGCTTTGCCCAGCGCTGGGCCGAGCTGCCCGAGCCTCTACGCGCAGCAGCGGGCTTGGCTGATGCGCGCAAGGCGGCGCTCGATGCTCTGCTGGTCGACGGCTTGCCGGCCCAGCGCGCCGAGCGCTGGCGCTATACCAGCCTGCGCGCACTCGGCCAGCGCAGTTATCGCGCCTCCGCTGGCGCGAGTGTCGATGCTGCGTTGATCACGCACATCCCGCGGCCGCGCCTGGTCTTCGTCAACGGCTGGCTGGACACCGCACTCAGCGATCTGTCGGCGCTGCCCGCGGGCCTCTCGGTGCACACGCTCGGCCGTCTGCTGCCCGACGCGCATGCGCGCGACGTCGTCCATCTGGGGCGACGCTTCACCATTGCCGATGACGTCTTCGCACGCGCCAACGCGGCGCTGGCCGTCGAGGGTGTGGTGATCGAGGTCGAGGCCCATGCGCAGATCGACGCGCCACTGCATCTGGTGTCGATCGGCGCGCCCGAGTCGGCCGAGGTCGCCTGGCATCTGCGCCATCTGCTCGACCTTGGCGCCAATGCACGCCTCAGCGTGGTCGAACACGTGCTGGGCTTCGAGGCGCATGCGCATCTCGACAACACGCTGGCGCAGGTGCACTTGAAGCCAGGGGCGGAGCTGACCCACGCGCGCGTGCAGAATGCTGCCGACGGTGCACAGCTGTTCGCGCGCGTGGATGCCGCGCTGGCGGCCGGCGCGCGCTACCGCCGCGTGGATCTGGAGCTCGGCGCCGCGCTGTCGCGCTTGGAGCTCAACGCCGAACTGCAGGGCGAAGCGGCAGCCTTCATCTCTGGCGGCGCGCAGCTCGCCGATGCGAGGCGAGCGGTGGATGTGCGCCTGAGCGTCGACCATGTGGCCCGCGACACCCGCTGCGATCTGCGCTGGCGTGGGCTGGCCGCAGGTCGCGGCAAGCTCAGCTTCTACGGCGGCATCCGCATCCGCGAAGGTGCCGACGGCACCGACGCCGAGCTGTCGGATCGCAATCTGCTGCTGTCCGACACCGCCGAGGTCAACACCCAGCCGGTGCTGGTGATCGATGCCGACGAGGTCAAGGCCGCGCACGGTGCGACGGTCGGCCAGCTCGACGCGACCGCCTTGTTCTATCTGCGCTCGCGCGGCATCCCTCGCGACGAGGCCCGGGCGCTGTTGACCCGCGCCTTCCTGGTCGAGGCCATCGAAGTCGTCGAGCAGACCGCGCTGATCGAAACCCTCACCGACGCGCTGATCGCGCGTATCGAAGGAGCCGCCCTGTGA
- the sufC gene encoding Fe-S cluster assembly ATPase SufC has product MLKITNLHVRAGEREILKGLSLTLEPGKLHAIMGPNGAGKSTLGHVLAGREGYEVTQGSVEFNGVDLLALEPEERAAAGVFLAFQYPVEIPGVNNTYFLRAALNAQRKARGEEELDAMQFLKLVRQKLQILSLKEELLHRAVNSGFSGGEKKRNEIFQMAVLEPKLAILDETDSGLDIDALKAVADGVNAQRSPERSFLVITHYQRLLDYIVPDVVHVLAEGRIVESGGPELARELESHGYAWIKDRQSPEAV; this is encoded by the coding sequence ATGCTCAAGATCACCAACCTCCACGTCCGCGCCGGTGAGCGCGAAATCCTCAAGGGTCTGTCGCTGACGCTTGAGCCCGGCAAGCTGCACGCCATCATGGGCCCCAACGGTGCCGGCAAGTCCACGCTCGGCCATGTGCTGGCCGGGCGCGAGGGCTATGAGGTCACGCAGGGCTCGGTCGAGTTCAACGGCGTCGACTTGCTGGCCCTGGAGCCGGAAGAGCGCGCGGCTGCCGGTGTTTTCCTGGCCTTCCAGTACCCGGTGGAGATTCCGGGGGTGAACAACACCTATTTCCTTCGCGCGGCGCTGAATGCGCAGCGCAAGGCGCGCGGCGAGGAAGAACTCGATGCCATGCAGTTCCTGAAGCTGGTGCGGCAGAAGCTGCAGATCCTGAGCCTCAAGGAAGAGCTGCTGCATCGCGCGGTCAACTCGGGCTTCTCGGGCGGCGAGAAGAAGCGCAACGAGATCTTCCAGATGGCCGTGCTGGAGCCGAAGCTCGCCATCCTCGACGAGACCGATTCCGGCCTCGACATCGATGCGCTGAAGGCCGTTGCTGATGGCGTCAATGCGCAGCGTTCGCCCGAGCGCAGCTTCCTGGTCATCACCCACTACCAGCGCCTGCTCGACTACATCGTGCCCGACGTGGTGCATGTGCTGGCCGAGGGCCGCATCGTCGAGAGCGGCGGGCCGGAACTGGCACGTGAGCTCGAATCGCACGGCTATGCCTGGATCAAGGACCGGCAGAGCCCGGAGGCGGTCTGA